The following coding sequences lie in one Rutidosis leptorrhynchoides isolate AG116_Rl617_1_P2 chromosome 4, CSIRO_AGI_Rlap_v1, whole genome shotgun sequence genomic window:
- the LOC139841001 gene encoding F-box protein At2g26850-like encodes MISHKFYSIKNGVISSKIETLEEKYDFCLLDLPDLPLECILEKLSPTGLVKMSGVCKSLRTMCTQDLLWEKHLNKKWGKFLIGDSVYKEWHAYIDNKKKQKLKDCSNGKGYFGFFTTIFWWKKNVKLNNTCICLPVDSIMSWYLSLENGNFSFPAQVYNRENGNVGFLLSCYDAKVSYDSQTDSFKARYSAHGRPTTEENIKWERLRSPIVDASPYDLYVSDCLNDLKPGDHFEIQWRKSKEFPYGWWYGVVAHLESCDGNKLYCQCHRSDTVILEFKQYSRGSRWREVMIDRKDHREVGNETEGFYAGIRKLYNHNEISMWKGLWPTQPLD; translated from the exons ATGATATCCCACAAATTTTATTCAATAAAAAATGGTGTCATCAGTTCAAAAATTGAAACTTTAGAAGAAAAATATGATTTTTGTTTATTGGATTTGCCTGATTTGCCCTTGGAATGCATTCTTGAAAAGCTTTCACCTACTGGGTTGGTTAAGATGTCTGGGGTATGTAAATCCTTGAGGACTATGTGTACACAAGACCTTTTATGGGAAAAACATTTGAACAAGAAATGGGGTAAATTCTTGATAGGTGactctgtatataaggaatggcatGCATACATTGACAACAAAAAGAAGCAAAAGCTTAAAGATTGCTCAAATGGAAAAGGGTATTTTGGGTTTTTTACTACCATCTTTTGGTGGAAGAAAAATGTGAAATTGAACAACACGTGTATATGTTTGCCTGTTGATTCAATCATGTCTTGGTATCTTTCACTTGAAAATGGCAATTTTTCATTCCCAGCTCAAGTTTACAACAGAGAG AATGGAAATGTTGGGTTCTTGCTGTCATGTTATGATGCAAAAGTTAGTTATGATTCACAGACCGATAGTTTCAAGGCCAG GTACTCGGCACATGGTAGGCCAACAACAGAGGAAAATATTAAATGGGAAAGGCTTAGATCACCAATAGTCGATGCATCACCATATGATCTTTATGTTTCGGATTGTTTGAATGATTTGAAACCAGGAGACCACTTTGAGATTCAGTGGAGGAAATCTAAAGAGTTTCCATATG GTTGGTGGTATGGTGTTGTTGCCCACTTGGAATCATGCGATGGAAACAAGCTTTATTGCCAATGTCATCGTAGTG ACACGGTGATATTGGAGTTCAAGCAGTACAGTCGAGGGTCAAGATGGAGGGAAGTAATGATAGACCGAAAGGATCATCGAGAAGTAGGCAATGAAACTGAGGGGTTTTATGCAGGCATCAGGAAACTGTACAATCACAATGAAATCTCGATGTGGAAGGGTCTTTGGCCGACTCAACCGTTAGACTAA
- the LOC139842049 gene encoding uncharacterized protein C24B11.05, translated as MIMETVGSSTAVKYECLLFDMDDTLYPMSLGLNSACRKNIEEYMLKYLNIEESQVPDMCLELYREYGTTMAGLKALSYKFDDDEFHALVHGTLPYHTLKPDLVLRNLLLSMPQRKIIFTNADKAHAARVLSKMCLEDCFEGVICFETLNSHCDDTRFSSPTRVICKPAIESFEAAAIIANIDPNKTIFFDDSVRNIATAKSAGFHTVIVGRSSLVPGADQALNLIHNIKEALPELWANEGEHLEQAFIHPVAVETAVNA; from the exons ATGATCATGGAAACAGTGGGATCATCCACGGCAGTCAAGTACGAGTGCTTGCTTTTTG ATATGGATGATACGCTGTATCCTATGAGCTTGGGTCTTAATTCTGCTTGTCGCAAAAATATTGAAG AATACATGTTGAAATATTTGAATATAGAAGAATCTCAAGTCCCTGATATGTGCTTGGAATTGTACAGAGAATACGGGACAACCATGGCTGGTCTCAAG GCTCTTAGTTACAAGTTTGATGACGATGAATTTCATGCTTTGGTTCATGGGACCTTACCTTACCATACTCTCAAACCCGATTTGGTTCTAAGAAACCTTCTTCTATCTATGCCACAACGAAAAATT ATTTTCACAAATGCGGACAAAGCACATGCAGCTCGAGTCCTCAGTAAAATGTGCTTGGAAGACTGTTTCGAAGGTGTTATATGCTTTGAGACGCTTAATAGTCATTGCGATGACACTAGGTTCAGCTCTCCAACAAGAGTCATCTGCAAACCAGCAATTGAATCATTCGAAGCGGCTGCTATCATCGCCAATATTGACCCCAACAAAACT ATCTTCTTCGATGACAGCGTTAGAAACATTGCCACTGCAAAGTCTGCAGGATTTCATACGGTCATT GTAGGAAGGTCGAGTCTTGTCCCAGGAGCAGATCAAGCTTTAAACCTCATCCACAATATTAAAGAAGCACTACCTGAGTTATGGGCGAACGAAGGTGAACATTTGGAGCAAGCTTTTATCCATCCTGTCGCTGTTGAAACTGCTGTCAACGCCTAG